In Sedimenticola thiotaurini, the following proteins share a genomic window:
- the katG gene encoding catalase/peroxidase HPI: MQARESESKCPFHHAAGGGTSNNEWWPNQLRLDILRQHSSESNPMGAEFNYAEAFKTLDLDAVKSDLRELMTQSQEWWPADFGHYGPFFIRMAWHSAGTYRTSDGRGGAGTGNQRFAPVNSWPDNVNLDKARRLIWPIKQKYGEKISWADLIILTGNVALESMGFKTFGFAGGREDIWEPEKDIYWGAEKEWLADQRYTGEHEELENPLAAVQMGLIYVNPEGPNGNPDPLAAAKDIRETFARMAMDDEETVALIAGGHTFGKTHGAGDAALVGPEPEAAGIEEQGLGWRSSHGSGKGGDTISSGLEVTWTTTPTKWSNNFFWNLFGYDWELTKSPAGAHQWIPKHGAGANSVPDAHDPTKRTVPAMLTTDLALRFDPDYEKISRRFHENPDEFAEAFARAWFKLTHRDMGPRSRYLGPEVPAEELIWQDPIPAVNHELIDDADIASLKRAVLDSGLSIGELVSTAWASASTFRGSDMRGGANGGRIRLAPQKDWEVNQPDQLEKVLNVLETIQGDFNKPVSMADLIVLAGCAAVEQAARNAGHEVEVPFTPGRMDASQEQTDIESFAVLEPIADGFRNYQKAKYTISAEELLVDKAQLLTLTAPEMTVLVGGMRVLNSNFNQVPHGVFTERPETLTNDFFVNLLDMSTSWKASDEDEDLFQGSDRKSGELKWTGTRVDLIFGSNSELRALAEVYATEDAQERFIRDFVKAWTKVMNLDRFDLH; encoded by the coding sequence ATGCAGGCCCGAGAGAGTGAAAGTAAATGCCCGTTCCATCATGCAGCGGGTGGTGGTACTTCCAACAATGAGTGGTGGCCTAACCAGCTACGGCTGGATATTCTCCGCCAACATTCATCCGAATCCAATCCGATGGGGGCGGAGTTCAATTACGCCGAAGCGTTCAAGACCCTGGATCTTGACGCCGTGAAGAGTGACCTGCGTGAATTGATGACCCAATCCCAGGAGTGGTGGCCGGCCGATTTCGGTCACTATGGGCCGTTTTTTATACGTATGGCTTGGCACAGCGCAGGTACCTACCGTACCAGTGATGGCCGCGGCGGTGCGGGCACCGGTAATCAGCGCTTCGCGCCGGTCAACAGCTGGCCTGACAATGTCAACCTGGATAAGGCACGCAGATTGATCTGGCCGATCAAACAGAAATATGGCGAGAAAATCTCCTGGGCTGACCTGATCATCCTGACCGGAAACGTGGCGCTGGAGTCGATGGGGTTTAAGACCTTTGGATTCGCGGGTGGCCGGGAAGATATCTGGGAGCCGGAAAAGGATATCTACTGGGGCGCAGAGAAGGAGTGGCTGGCCGATCAACGTTATACCGGTGAGCACGAGGAGCTGGAAAATCCGCTGGCAGCCGTGCAGATGGGGCTGATCTACGTCAATCCGGAGGGCCCAAATGGCAACCCGGACCCGCTGGCGGCGGCAAAGGATATTCGGGAGACCTTTGCCCGCATGGCCATGGATGATGAAGAGACGGTTGCACTGATAGCCGGCGGGCACACCTTCGGTAAAACCCATGGTGCCGGCGATGCGGCGCTGGTCGGTCCCGAGCCGGAAGCGGCGGGTATCGAAGAACAGGGCCTTGGCTGGCGTAGCAGTCATGGGTCAGGCAAGGGCGGAGACACCATCTCCAGTGGACTGGAAGTGACCTGGACCACTACTCCCACCAAGTGGAGTAACAACTTCTTCTGGAATCTGTTCGGTTACGACTGGGAGCTGACCAAGAGTCCGGCCGGTGCGCATCAGTGGATACCCAAGCATGGGGCCGGCGCCAACTCGGTACCGGATGCCCACGACCCGACCAAACGCACGGTACCCGCTATGCTGACGACGGATCTGGCGCTGCGCTTCGATCCGGACTACGAGAAAATATCGCGCCGTTTTCATGAGAACCCGGATGAATTTGCCGAGGCGTTCGCCCGGGCCTGGTTCAAGCTGACCCATCGGGATATGGGGCCTCGCTCCCGCTATCTTGGTCCGGAAGTACCTGCAGAAGAGCTGATCTGGCAGGATCCCATCCCGGCCGTGAATCACGAGTTGATTGATGATGCCGACATCGCCAGCCTTAAAAGAGCCGTTCTCGATTCGGGGCTGTCAATTGGTGAATTGGTATCCACGGCCTGGGCATCGGCTTCCACTTTCCGCGGTTCCGATATGCGGGGTGGGGCAAACGGCGGGCGGATTCGTCTGGCGCCACAGAAAGATTGGGAAGTCAATCAGCCGGATCAACTGGAGAAAGTGTTGAACGTTCTGGAAACGATCCAGGGTGATTTCAATAAACCGGTCTCCATGGCGGACCTGATTGTACTGGCCGGTTGTGCGGCTGTTGAACAGGCGGCACGGAATGCTGGGCATGAGGTGGAGGTCCCTTTCACCCCAGGGCGTATGGATGCTTCCCAGGAACAGACCGATATTGAGTCCTTCGCGGTGCTTGAACCGATAGCCGATGGCTTCCGTAACTATCAGAAGGCCAAGTACACCATCTCCGCTGAAGAGCTGCTGGTGGACAAGGCGCAACTGCTTACCCTGACGGCGCCGGAGATGACCGTGCTGGTGGGTGGCATGCGGGTTCTAAACAGCAACTTCAATCAGGTGCCCCACGGGGTCTTTACCGAACGCCCGGAGACATTGACCAATGACTTCTTTGTCAACCTGCTCGATATGTCGACCAGTTGGAAGGCGAGTGACGAGGATGAAGATCTGTTTCAGGGCAGTGATCGGAAGAGTGGTGAGTTGAAATGGACTGGTACACGGGTTGATCTGATCTTTGGGTCAAACTCCGAGTTACGTGCCCTGGCAGAGGTGTACGCGACGGAGGATGCCCAGGAACGGTTCATCCGTGACTTTGTCAAGGCCTGGACCAAGGTGATGAACCTGGACCGCTTTGATCTCCACTGA
- the feoB gene encoding Fe(2+) transporter permease subunit FeoB: protein MSTKFTIAVVGNPNCGKTTLFNALTGAKQRVGNWPGVTVERKTGYYKFKNAEFELIDLPGTYSLDVPEEQVSLDEQIARDFVAERGADLTINIVDASNLERNLYLTAQLLEMKVPVLLALNMMDVAAERDLKIDVEALAARLGCPVVPVVASTGEGVDALKNQILAAATAQAIPGQQIGYAEPIEQAISSLLPDIETVAQAHKVDGRWLAVRLLEDDSLARRLVNASELEKVATLQKETEQRLGDDIDISLADARYGFVNQVTSATVDKRSEVKRSTSDKIDRIVLNRVLGIPIFLLAMYLMFMFTINIGGSFIDFFDLFTGTILVDGLGTLMTGMGSPEWLTLLVAGGIGGGIQVVATFIPVIGFLYLFLSALEDSGYMARAAFVMDRAMRAIGLPGKAFVPLIVGFGCNVPAIMATRTMEQERDRIMTIVMTPFMSCGARLPVYALFAAAFFPVGAQNVVFGLYLIGIAVAVLTGLIMKNTLLQGRATPFVMELPPYHVPTLKGVLLRSWDRTKSFMFRAGKIIVPMVLVLNVLNAIGTDGTYGNEDSDKSVLSEIGRTIAPAFSPMGMTEENWPAAVGIFTGVLAKEAVVGTLDALYGELARSDAMAAGEAVEEEAAFDFWGGINEALATIPANLGDAMGTWGDPLGLDVGDVSSIEVAAEEQAVATGTFGAMVARFDGAAGAFAYLLLILLYFPCTAAIAAIYRETNMGWTLFVAGWTTGLAYMAATISYQAAIFSRHPGISLAWIAGMLAIFLVVLLVLRNWGRNQLATFTSQPEQA from the coding sequence ATGAGTACGAAATTCACCATCGCCGTCGTAGGTAATCCCAATTGTGGTAAGACAACCCTGTTCAATGCATTGACCGGTGCCAAGCAGCGGGTGGGCAACTGGCCGGGTGTGACCGTGGAGCGCAAGACCGGCTATTACAAATTCAAAAATGCTGAATTTGAACTGATCGATCTGCCGGGCACCTACTCATTGGATGTGCCGGAAGAGCAAGTCTCCCTCGATGAACAGATAGCCCGTGATTTTGTTGCGGAGCGCGGGGCGGACCTGACCATCAATATTGTGGACGCCTCCAACCTGGAACGTAATCTCTATCTCACTGCCCAGCTGCTGGAAATGAAAGTACCTGTTTTGCTGGCGCTGAACATGATGGATGTGGCAGCGGAACGGGATCTGAAAATTGATGTGGAAGCGCTGGCTGCCCGGCTGGGTTGTCCGGTAGTTCCTGTGGTGGCATCAACAGGGGAGGGCGTCGATGCCCTGAAGAACCAGATCCTGGCGGCAGCCACTGCACAAGCGATCCCAGGGCAGCAGATAGGCTACGCCGAACCCATTGAACAGGCGATTTCTTCTCTGCTGCCGGATATCGAAACAGTGGCCCAGGCGCACAAGGTCGATGGGCGCTGGTTGGCGGTACGGTTGTTGGAGGATGACTCCCTGGCCCGGCGCCTGGTGAATGCCAGTGAATTGGAAAAAGTCGCCACTCTGCAGAAAGAGACAGAGCAGAGACTGGGTGACGATATCGATATCAGCCTGGCTGATGCCCGTTATGGATTCGTTAACCAGGTTACCTCGGCGACCGTCGATAAGCGTAGCGAGGTGAAGCGCAGTACCTCTGACAAGATTGACCGCATTGTGCTCAACCGGGTGCTGGGCATCCCCATCTTTTTGCTGGCGATGTACCTGATGTTTATGTTCACCATTAACATCGGTGGTTCGTTTATTGACTTTTTTGACCTGTTTACCGGCACTATCCTGGTGGATGGCCTGGGTACGCTGATGACGGGTATGGGTTCACCGGAGTGGCTGACCCTGCTGGTGGCTGGTGGTATTGGTGGCGGTATCCAGGTGGTGGCCACCTTCATCCCGGTGATTGGCTTCCTTTACCTGTTTCTCTCCGCGCTGGAGGATTCCGGCTACATGGCGCGTGCCGCTTTTGTCATGGACCGGGCCATGCGTGCCATTGGTCTGCCCGGCAAGGCGTTCGTACCGCTGATTGTGGGTTTCGGTTGTAATGTGCCGGCTATCATGGCGACCCGTACCATGGAGCAGGAGCGTGATCGCATCATGACCATTGTGATGACGCCCTTTATGTCCTGTGGTGCGCGGTTGCCGGTCTATGCCCTGTTTGCGGCAGCCTTCTTTCCGGTCGGTGCCCAGAACGTGGTGTTTGGTCTTTATCTGATCGGCATCGCCGTCGCGGTACTGACCGGTCTGATCATGAAGAACACCCTGTTGCAGGGACGGGCCACGCCGTTTGTCATGGAACTGCCGCCCTATCATGTACCGACCCTCAAGGGGGTGTTGTTGCGTTCCTGGGACCGGACCAAGAGCTTCATGTTCCGGGCCGGCAAAATCATCGTACCCATGGTGCTGGTACTCAATGTGCTCAACGCCATCGGAACGGATGGCACCTACGGTAATGAGGACAGTGATAAATCGGTACTGAGTGAGATCGGCCGTACCATTGCTCCCGCTTTTTCGCCCATGGGCATGACGGAGGAGAACTGGCCCGCAGCGGTAGGTATCTTTACCGGTGTGCTGGCGAAAGAGGCCGTAGTGGGAACCCTGGATGCGCTTTACGGTGAACTGGCCAGGTCGGATGCCATGGCCGCCGGTGAGGCAGTTGAGGAAGAGGCCGCTTTTGATTTCTGGGGCGGAATCAATGAGGCCCTGGCCACGATTCCGGCCAACCTGGGCGATGCCATGGGCACCTGGGGTGATCCGCTCGGACTGGACGTGGGGGATGTCAGCAGTATTGAGGTTGCGGCCGAGGAGCAAGCGGTTGCTACCGGCACCTTCGGCGCCATGGTGGCACGCTTCGATGGTGCAGCGGGGGCCTTCGCCTATCTGCTGTTGATCCTGCTTTACTTCCCCTGTACGGCGGCAATAGCTGCCATCTACCGGGAGACCAATATGGGCTGGACCCTGTTCGTGGCGGGCTGGACCACCGGCCTGGCCTACATGGCGGCGACCATCTCTTATCAAGCGGCTATCTTCAGTCGCCATCCCGGGATCTCGCTGGCCTGGATAGCCGGTATGCTGGCCATATTCCTGGTGGTACTGCTGGTGCTGCGTAACTGGGGCCGAAATCAGCTGGCTACATTTACCAGCCAACCTGAACAGGCCTGA
- a CDS encoding DUF2796 domain-containing protein, giving the protein MNRIILTASLLAPLALAAPGISADESHDHEHRQHGAHVHGIAALNLALEGQEVHLELDSPAANIVGFEHAPSSDADHAALDKAVAMLKDGNQLFRFNSEAGCQMEKVAVTSPLLADEHEEHEHEEHEHEEHEHEEHEHEEHEGGDHADIEATYHFECEQPDKLTQLSVELFEAFPRTEKLNVQYVIESKQGAAELSPADHVVNF; this is encoded by the coding sequence ATGAATCGAATCATCTTGACGGCTTCCCTGCTGGCTCCGCTGGCACTGGCTGCCCCTGGAATATCCGCAGACGAAAGTCATGACCATGAGCACCGGCAGCATGGCGCCCATGTGCACGGCATCGCGGCCTTGAACCTGGCCCTCGAAGGCCAGGAAGTGCACCTGGAACTGGATAGTCCGGCTGCAAACATTGTCGGTTTTGAGCATGCCCCTTCCTCGGATGCCGATCATGCGGCGTTGGATAAGGCAGTTGCGATGCTGAAAGACGGCAATCAACTGTTCCGCTTTAACTCCGAAGCGGGTTGTCAGATGGAAAAAGTGGCGGTTACATCGCCCCTGCTTGCCGACGAGCACGAAGAGCACGAGCACGAAGAGCACGAGCACGAAGAGCACGAGCACGAAGAGCACGAGCACGAAGAGCACGAAGGAGGAGACCACGCCGATATCGAGGCCACCTATCACTTCGAATGTGAACAGCCGGACAAGTTGACCCAACTGAGCGTCGAGTTGTTTGAAGCCTTCCCGCGTACCGAGAAGCTGAATGTGCAGTACGTCATTGAAAGTAAGCAAGGTGCTGCGGAACTATCACCGGCTGATCATGTCGTTAACTTCTGA
- a CDS encoding FeoA family protein — protein MQTIETGNNPVFPLAQAQEGERVRILRLRGGKGLDMRLTTLGLNVGSELTVSQRCGGNIVVLRGETRLALGFGMSQKIVVERQ, from the coding sequence ATGCAGACCATTGAAACAGGCAACAATCCGGTTTTTCCACTGGCCCAGGCCCAGGAGGGTGAACGGGTACGGATTCTTCGGCTGCGAGGAGGTAAGGGGCTGGATATGCGCCTTACCACCCTGGGGCTGAATGTGGGTAGTGAACTGACGGTGTCGCAAAGATGCGGTGGCAATATCGTGGTGCTGCGGGGAGAAACCCGTCTGGCTCTGGGATTCGGAATGTCTCAGAAAATTGTGGTGGAAAGGCAATAA
- a CDS encoding FeoA family protein yields the protein MSESLKEMAVGDVGRVVGFGEGGKIYRKKLLSMGVTPGVEFSVTRYAPMGDPVEIKVRGFSLSLRKAEAEAILIERQS from the coding sequence ATGTCTGAGAGTTTGAAAGAGATGGCGGTCGGGGACGTAGGCCGTGTAGTGGGATTCGGTGAAGGCGGCAAGATTTACAGGAAAAAGTTGCTCTCCATGGGGGTGACGCCAGGGGTGGAGTTCAGTGTTACCCGTTACGCCCCGATGGGAGATCCGGTGGAGATCAAAGTGCGCGGCTTCAGCCTGAGCCTGCGAAAGGCCGAGGCGGAAGCCATCCTGATCGAGAGGCAGTCATAA
- a CDS encoding DUF3299 domain-containing protein — protein MDWDELIPEDWRPELLMEEFNADDISDEDPRAQELLDKLMELWSKAPVVQALEGQRVKLPGFVVPLEMDAERIDQFLLVPYYGACIHVPPPPANQTVHVVMREGTAFPGHLFDTVWVTGTIRVERLSSQLGEAGYRMENASVVPYQ, from the coding sequence ATGGACTGGGACGAACTCATCCCCGAGGACTGGCGGCCGGAGCTACTGATGGAGGAGTTCAACGCCGATGATATTAGCGATGAGGATCCACGGGCGCAGGAGCTTCTCGATAAATTGATGGAGCTGTGGAGCAAAGCGCCCGTTGTCCAGGCCCTCGAGGGGCAGCGGGTAAAGCTCCCCGGTTTCGTGGTGCCGCTGGAAATGGATGCCGAGAGGATCGATCAATTTCTCCTGGTACCTTACTACGGTGCCTGCATCCATGTGCCTCCTCCGCCTGCCAACCAGACCGTGCACGTCGTTATGCGTGAAGGAACGGCCTTCCCGGGTCATCTTTTCGACACCGTGTGGGTGACTGGCACGATACGTGTCGAGCGCCTGTCGAGCCAGTTGGGGGAGGCGGGTTATCGCATGGAGAACGCTAGTGTGGTTCCCTACCAGTAG
- a CDS encoding ABC transporter permease: MAIFLLAWKSLVNRRVTALLTVISIALSVALLVGVERLRTEARASFANTLSGTDLIVGARSGPVQLLLYTVFRIGDATNNISWKSYQDIAANPKVNWTVPISLGDSHRGFRVLGTTPAYFEHYRYARDRQLAIAEGKQFSDLYDAVLGAEVADKLGYQVGDSIVVAHGASDVSFARHDDKPFKVVGILARTGTPVDRTVHVSLEAIEAIHVDWQGGAPVPGLSISAEQTRRMNLTPKAITGALVGLKSKIATFQVQRFINDYPEEPLSAILPGVALTQLWELIGIAENALLIVSAFVVVVGLFGMLTALLTSLNERRREMAILRSVGARPGHVFALIMGEAGFLTLIGTVLGMALLYLLLLVGQPIIESRFGIFIQIGGLSSYELILLGAVVAAGFLVGSIPSYRAYRLSLADGLSVRV, encoded by the coding sequence ATGGCGATCTTTTTACTGGCCTGGAAGAGCCTGGTGAACCGGCGTGTTACGGCCCTGTTAACGGTAATTTCCATTGCGTTGAGCGTGGCGCTTTTGGTTGGTGTCGAGCGACTGCGTACCGAGGCGCGGGCGAGTTTTGCTAATACCCTATCGGGAACCGATCTGATCGTCGGTGCACGCAGTGGACCGGTACAGCTTTTGCTGTACACGGTATTTCGCATCGGTGACGCAACGAACAATATATCCTGGAAGAGTTATCAGGATATCGCCGCGAACCCGAAAGTGAACTGGACCGTGCCGATCTCCCTGGGAGATTCACACCGTGGGTTCCGTGTCCTGGGTACCACGCCAGCCTACTTTGAACACTACCGCTATGCGCGAGATCGCCAACTGGCTATCGCCGAGGGAAAACAGTTTTCCGATCTGTACGATGCCGTTCTGGGCGCTGAGGTTGCCGATAAACTGGGTTATCAGGTCGGCGATTCGATTGTCGTGGCACATGGCGCGAGCGACGTCAGTTTTGCCCGCCACGATGATAAACCATTCAAGGTGGTTGGTATTCTTGCGCGAACCGGCACGCCGGTCGATCGTACTGTACACGTCAGTCTTGAAGCGATCGAAGCCATACACGTGGACTGGCAGGGTGGGGCGCCGGTTCCCGGGTTGTCTATATCGGCGGAACAGACGCGCAGGATGAACCTGACCCCCAAGGCGATAACCGGCGCACTGGTGGGATTGAAATCCAAAATCGCGACCTTCCAGGTGCAACGGTTTATCAACGACTATCCCGAAGAACCGCTGTCCGCAATCCTTCCCGGGGTGGCGCTCACCCAACTGTGGGAGCTTATCGGTATTGCCGAAAATGCTCTGCTGATCGTCTCGGCCTTCGTGGTGGTGGTCGGACTGTTCGGTATGTTGACGGCCCTGTTGACCAGCCTGAATGAACGTCGACGGGAAATGGCCATCCTGCGCTCGGTGGGTGCACGTCCCGGTCACGTGTTTGCATTGATCATGGGGGAGGCCGGTTTTCTTACGCTGATCGGAACGGTGCTGGGCATGGCGTTGCTCTACCTCCTGCTGTTGGTCGGCCAGCCAATCATAGAGAGCCGTTTTGGAATCTTCATTCAGATCGGTGGCCTCTCCAGTTACGAGTTGATCTTGCTGGGTGCAGTGGTGGCAGCCGGTTTCCTGGTGGGCAGTATTCCCAGCTATCGCGCTTATCGCCTGTCACTGGCTGATGGCTTGTCGGTACGGGTATAG
- a CDS encoding ABC transporter ATP-binding protein yields MASGECLFIKGPSGSGKSTLLSLLSGVTTAAVGSVRVMGQELGQLGSVQRDHFRADHIGYIFQMFNLIPYLSVVDNVILPCRFSSHRRSKALTRSGALEAEARRLLQHLDMDHPDLHRRAVTTLSVGQQQRVAAARALMGSPELLIADEPTSSLDADRRESFIRLLFDECRGVGATLIFVSHDASLEHMFDHTIDLSEINRATCKLEEG; encoded by the coding sequence GTGGCATCGGGTGAGTGTCTTTTCATCAAGGGCCCAAGTGGAAGTGGAAAGAGTACCCTGTTGAGCCTTTTGTCGGGTGTGACGACGGCAGCTGTTGGGTCAGTGCGCGTTATGGGCCAGGAGTTGGGGCAGCTTGGCAGTGTTCAACGAGACCACTTTCGGGCCGATCATATCGGTTACATCTTTCAGATGTTCAACCTGATCCCGTACCTGTCGGTGGTGGATAATGTCATATTGCCCTGCAGGTTCTCGTCGCACCGCCGATCCAAGGCATTGACCCGGAGCGGTGCTCTTGAAGCAGAGGCGAGACGCTTGCTTCAGCACCTGGACATGGATCATCCCGATCTGCATCGACGCGCAGTCACCACTCTCAGTGTGGGTCAGCAGCAGCGGGTCGCTGCAGCGCGTGCCCTGATGGGCTCGCCGGAACTGCTGATCGCCGACGAGCCGACCTCATCGCTCGATGCGGATCGACGTGAATCATTTATCCGCCTGTTGTTTGACGAGTGTCGTGGAGTCGGTGCAACGCTGATCTTCGTCAGTCACGACGCTTCGCTGGAACACATGTTCGACCATACCATCGATCTGTCCGAGATCAACAGGGCAACCTGCAAACTGGAGGAGGGCTGA
- a CDS encoding alpha/beta fold hydrolase, with amino-acid sequence MRGIALLVVAMLLTACAGVPTVTERRATADALAAGRDWQAMVLSVGRFDLVAYLPARIHEADTLTIYIEGDGLAWLSSSTASSNPTPVNPVGLKLALAHPHGNAVYLARPCQYLDTTADACPRRYWTGARFAPEVIDASNRALEHFKARFGASRLILVGYSGGGAVAVLLAGLRDDVDHLVTVAGNLDPQAWAAHHHITPLYGSLNPAERAQRLTGVRQTHFVGGRDRVIPPVLTEHYPAAIRGIEGRNLHLVPEFDHRCCWAEEWPRLYRSALP; translated from the coding sequence GTGAGGGGGATAGCATTGCTGGTGGTGGCTATGCTGCTCACAGCTTGTGCTGGCGTGCCGACGGTGACGGAACGACGGGCGACGGCAGATGCCCTGGCCGCAGGGCGAGACTGGCAGGCGATGGTGTTGTCGGTCGGTCGATTTGATCTCGTCGCCTACCTGCCCGCCCGCATCCACGAGGCCGATACCCTTACCATCTACATCGAGGGCGACGGCCTCGCCTGGCTAAGTTCATCCACGGCTTCTTCCAATCCCACACCGGTCAACCCGGTTGGCCTTAAACTGGCCCTGGCCCATCCGCACGGCAATGCCGTCTACCTGGCCCGCCCGTGCCAGTACCTGGACACGACAGCAGATGCCTGTCCCAGGCGTTACTGGACCGGGGCGCGTTTCGCCCCGGAGGTGATCGACGCCTCGAACCGGGCGCTGGAGCACTTCAAGGCCCGCTTCGGCGCCAGCCGTCTCATCCTGGTGGGCTATTCGGGTGGCGGTGCGGTGGCCGTGCTGCTGGCCGGGCTGAGGGACGACGTGGACCACCTGGTGACGGTGGCGGGTAATCTCGATCCACAGGCCTGGGCCGCCCACCACCACATCACCCCGTTGTACGGCTCGCTGAACCCGGCGGAACGGGCGCAGCGGTTGACCGGGGTCAGACAAACCCACTTTGTCGGCGGACGGGATCGGGTAATTCCGCCGGTACTTACCGAACATTACCCGGCAGCGATTCGCGGGATCGAGGGGCGCAATCTGCACCTTGTCCCGGAGTTCGACCACCGATGTTGCTGGGCGGAAGAGTGGCCGCGGCTTTATCGCTCAGCCCTTCCTTGA